A region from the Aegilops tauschii subsp. strangulata cultivar AL8/78 chromosome 5, Aet v6.0, whole genome shotgun sequence genome encodes:
- the LOC109784558 gene encoding malate dehydrogenase, glyoxysomal, translating into MHPDATSPSHRIARVAAHLNPTRPQMEEGAALRPAACRAKGGAPGFKVAVVGAAGGIGQSLSLLMKMNPLVSVLHLYDVVNTPGVTADVSHMDTSAVVRGFIGQQQLEAALTGMDLVIIPAGLPRKPGMTRDDLFNKNAGIVRSICEGVAKSCPNAIVNLISNPVNSTVPIAAEVFKRAGTYCPKRLLGVTTLDVARANTFVAEVLGVDPREVNVPVVGGHAGVTILPLLSQVSPPCSFTPDEISYLTNRIQNGGTEVVEAKAGAGSATLSMAFAAAKFADACLRGMRGDAGIVECSYVASEVTELPFFASKVRLGRGGAEEILPLGPLNDFERAGLEKAKKELSESIEKGVSFMNK; encoded by the exons ATGGAGGAGGGCGCGGCGCTGAGGCCCGCGGCGTGCCGCGCCAAGGGCGGCGCGCCGGGGTTCAAGGTGGCGGTGGTGGGCGCGGCCGGGGGCATCGGCCAGTCGCTGTCGCTGCTCATGAAGATGAACCCGCTCGTCTCCGTGCTCCACCTCTACGACGTCGTCAACACGCCCGGGGTCACCGCCGACGTCAGCCACATGGACACCAGCGCCGTG GTGCGCGGCTTCATTGGCCAACAACAGCTTGAGGCAGCACTTACAGGAATGGATCTTGTCATCATCCCTGCCGGCCTCCCAAGAAAACCAGGAATGACAAGGGATGATCTGTTCAACAAAAATGCTGGGATCGTTCGCTCGATCTGTGAAGGCGTTGCCAAGAGCTGTCCTAATGCTATTGTGAATTTGATCAGCAACCCTGTGAACTCAACCGTCCCCATTGCTGCGGAGGTTTTCAAGAGAGCTGGAACTTACTGTCCCAAGCGTCTCCTTGGAGTGACAACACTTGATGTAGCGAGGGCTAATACCTTTGTG GCGGAAGTGCTTGGAGTTGATCCAAGAGAAGTCAATGTTCCAGTTGTTGGCGGGCATGCAGGGGTCACTATATTACCCCTCCTGTCACAG GTCAGCCCCCCATGCTCATTCACTCCAGATGAAATCAGCTATTTGACTAACCGCATACAGAACGGTGGTACAGAAGTTGTGGAG GCAAAGGCTGGAGCAGGCTCTGCAACTTTGTCAATG GCTTTTGCTGCTGCAAAATTCGCCGACGCGTGCCTGCGAGGAATGCGCGGAGATGCTGGCATCGTGGAGTGTTCATACGTCGCATCTGAG GTGACAGAGCTGCCGTTCTTCGCATCGAAGGTGAGGTTAGGTCGTGGTGGAGCCGAAGAGATTCTCCCTCTTGGGCCATTGAATGACTTTGAGAG GGCCGGCctggagaaggcgaagaaggagCTGAGCGAGAGCATTGAGAAGGGCGTGTCGTTCATGAACAAGTGA